In the Endozoicomonas sp. SCSIO W0465 genome, GTAGTCGGAGCAAGATAAGCTTGCTACCAGTCAGAAAACCATGACGATTTAAGGCTTCCAGGCCGTAGGCAGAGCAAGAGGGGTAAAAGCGGCACCGGCTGGGCATCAGAGGGCTCAACGCATAGCGATATATCTTGATCAGCCCGATCAATAATGCTCGGGGGATATTTGCTAATCTGGCCATAAACATGCCTTCATTCTGTCGAAGCCGTCAGCTCCATTAGAAAAGCCTTCAGCCTTATAAAGCCTTGAGCTTATTAAAATACCCTCTGTGGGCAACAGCCTCAGGCAGTCAATGCTCAAAAGTGGCTGTTTGCATAAGAAAGCTTTTTGAGCCTGGTGGAGCCGAACAGGAACAACCGCTGGGCTTCCTGTTGCATTACTCTGGCATATTCGTTCAGGTTGGATGGATATCAAGCCCGGCCAAACATTATGCCGACGCTTCCCATTCGTGCAGCCTTCGTTTCAACTTTTGCCACTGCTGGTTGAGTAGCTGGTTCAGATCACGATCATTCAGATCACTGAAACCTTTCCGGACTAAAACGACAATATCCAGGTTACCGACTTCATCCTGTTGCAGACGAAAGGTTTCCCGGATATGACGTTTGGCCCGGTTTCGGCCAACGGCAGTACGAATATTTTTTTTGGCAACCACCAACCCCAGTCTTGCACGGCCAAGCTCGTTGGCTTTTGCCAGTATCAGAAGCGGTCTGCTGGATACCTTGATATCCGTTGTATCAAATACCTGTTTGAAATCAGCCGAGGAGCGTAGCCGTGATTCACGACTAAAAGATAAGCTCACACTGATGCTCTCTATTTTAGCTACGGCGTTATTAGCCACGGCGTTTAGCCACAGGCGTTGATCAGGCTGACAGACGCTTGCGTCCCTTGGCTCGACGACGGTTGATTACCGCACGGCCATTCTTG is a window encoding:
- the rnpA gene encoding ribonuclease P protein component; protein product: MSLSFSRESRLRSSADFKQVFDTTDIKVSSRPLLILAKANELGRARLGLVVAKKNIRTAVGRNRAKRHIRETFRLQQDEVGNLDIVVLVRKGFSDLNDRDLNQLLNQQWQKLKRRLHEWEASA
- the yidD gene encoding membrane protein insertion efficiency factor YidD — its product is MFMARLANIPRALLIGLIKIYRYALSPLMPSRCRFYPSCSAYGLEALNRHGFLTGSKLILLRLLRCHPWHPGGFDPVPENDSGNHRTQSDNHIHSPECVARNSWISKEHS